One genomic region from Ammospiza caudacuta isolate bAmmCau1 chromosome 1, bAmmCau1.pri, whole genome shotgun sequence encodes:
- the TMEM170B gene encoding transmembrane protein 170B, translating into MKVEAGDNSMINLSVQQVLSLWAHGTVLRSLTEMWYWVFLWALFSSLFVHGAVGVLMFVMLQRHRQGRLISVIVVSIGFLGSVTGAMITSAAVAGIYRVAGKNMAPLEALVFGVGQTVLTLIISFSRILATL; encoded by the exons ATGAAGGTGGAAGCGGGGGACAACTCCATGATCAACCTGTCGGTGCAGCAAGTGCTGAGCCTGTGGGCTCACGGCACCGTCCTCCGCAGCCTCACGG AGATGTGGTACTGGGttttcctctgggctctcttctcctctctctttgtCCATGGTGCTGTGGGAGTGTTAATGTTTGTGATGCTGCAGAGGCATAGGCAGGGGAGGCTGATATCTGTCATTGTGGTCAGCATTGGATTTCTGGGTTCTGTAACTGGAGCAATGATAACCA GTGCTGCAGTAGCTGGAATTTACAGAGTAGCAGGAAAGAACATGGCTCCCCTAGAAGCTCTCGTCTTTGGTGTTGGACAGACAGTACTGACATTAATTATCTCATTTTCAAGAATTCTTGCAACGCTTTGA